Part of the Gemmatimonadota bacterium genome, CGTGCGGAGTCTTGAGATACGCCCTTTGCCACGCGTCCTTGCGGTCGGACGCCTCCTCCTGCGACACGAGCCCGCGTTCTACGCAGAGGCGCTCCAGGGCCCGGAGCCAGTGCATGTAATAGGTATCGCCCAGGTCGGGGTCGCCCTCCCGCTGTGCCGCCCGTATCTCCTCGCTCAGCGTGGCGGTCCACTCGTCCCACGTGAAGTGACCTTCGCCGGAGAGACGCACCGCGAGTGCAAACGCCGATGCCTCCCACGGCGCGGCAAACACCGGCGATCCATCGTCCCCCAGCGGGATGTCCCTCGGCAGGATGTCCCCCGGCCCATACGTACCGCCGGGCAGTTGTGGGTCTGTCATCTTGCAGGCTCCAGGTACGTCTCCCAGAGGTCGACGTATACGGCGCTGTTCGCGTTTGCCGATTCCCCCCACAGATCATGCCCCTCGAAGCGTACGCTGTAGAGGTGCCTTCCCTCGTCCACGCCCCGGGCGCTCAGGTCCGGATACACCTGCGATCCGTAGTGCTCACGAACGATTCCGGTGTGGCCTCGAACGTAACCCGGTACCCGGGTGTGCCCAGGTGGATAGGAGTTGATTGCGCGCACGCGGTCGCCCGGCGAGAACCGGGGCGGTGAAGACGCAGGCCGGACGTAGCTCGAAGTCATGTAGGGGGCCGCACGCACCTGCTCGGCATGCGCAACCTTCTCCATGATGCGTTCCGGCACG contains:
- a CDS encoding nitrile hydratase accessory protein yields the protein MTDPQLPGGTYGPGDILPRDIPLGDDGSPVFAAPWEASAFALAVRLSGEGHFTWDEWTATLSEEIRAAQREGDPDLGDTYYMHWLRALERLCVERGLVSQEEASDRKDAWQRAYLKTPHGKPVELI
- the nthB gene encoding nitrile hydratase subunit beta, which translates into the protein MSGVHDMGGMRGFGPVRPEPESEEPVFHEEWEGRVYGIVRLMGLLGLWNIDMSRHNREQLPPADYLANSYYENWFAGIRQQLVRSGLVSKDELQTGRASTSVPERIMEKVAHAEQVRAAPYMTSSYVRPASSPPRFSPGDRVRAINSYPPGHTRVPGYVRGHTGIVREHYGSQVYPDLSARGVDEGRHLYSVRFEGHDLWGESANANSAVYVDLWETYLEPAR